The Arachis hypogaea cultivar Tifrunner chromosome 19, arahy.Tifrunner.gnm2.J5K5, whole genome shotgun sequence genome has a window encoding:
- the LOC112779121 gene encoding uncharacterized protein gives MTTSTSNLSMKLLIDTKNKKVLFAEASKDVVDFLFTLLQLPLATVIKLLTKEAVVGCLGNLYSSVENLNHVYWQPNLSKDVILNPTILTSSPAISGLLPSAAINHSQITPKLYRCPKRSGNNYYCSSSTVTDVYNSKCAACGRGMTREVNYSTATAEPNKSNNGFVKEVITYMIMDNLLIQPMSTISGITMLNQFNVKNVGVLKETVVKLGMEEGLKLLKASIESQMVLTTVFLA, from the exons ATGACGACTAGTACTAGTAATTTGAGTATGAAGCTTCTGATAGACACAAAGAATAAGAAAGTGCTGTTTGCAGAAGCCTCTAAAGATGTGGTGGACTTCCTCTTCACCTTGCTTCAGTTGCCACTAGCTACCGTCATCAAGCTTTTAACCAAGGAAGCCGTTGTTGGTTGCTTGGGAAATCTTTATTCGAGCGTTGAAAACCTCAACCATGTTTACTGGCAACCAAACCTATCTAAGGATGTTATCCTTAATCCAACCATTCTTACCTCTTCACCTGCTATCTCCGGCCTCCTCCCTTCAGCTGCTATAAACCACTCCCAGATAACTCCAAAGCTCTACAGGTGCCCGAAGAGATCCGGTAATAATTATTATTGCAGTAGCAGCACTGTAACAGATGTGTACAATTCTAAATGTGCCGCGTGTGGTAGAGGTATGACCAGGGAAGTGAATTATTCCACGGCCACGGCGGAACCTAATAAGAGCAATAATGGGTTTGTGAAAGAAGTAATAACATACATGATCATGGATAATCTTCTCATTCAGCCCATGTCAACCATATCAGGCATCACCATGCTCAATCAGTTCAATGTCAAGAATGTTGGTGTCTTGAAAGAAACCGTTGTTAAACTTGGCATGGAAGAG GGATTAAAGCTACTCAAGGCATCCATAGAGTCCCAGATGGTTCTCACAACCGTTTTCTTAGCTTGA
- the LOC140182425 gene encoding uncharacterized protein: MSTRGRGRGRGRGRTGTVTPVPTGTDPVDFMAVLGNMAAAMQATAEALGNQINQGNHGNNNDGDGPMTLATFLKVRPPTFRGTSNPTDADNWIQAMERALQAQQVPEEQWVEFGTYQLQGEAQYWWQGTRRILQPDGAAIPWEVFRTEFYKKYFPNSARNAKELELMQLKQGQMTVAEYTSKFEELCRFSRICQGAPEDFAEWKCIKYEGGLRSDILSFVAPMEIRVFSELVNKSRRKGV, translated from the exons atgtcgactcgcggacgcggtcgcgggcgaggtagaggtaggacaggCACTGTTACTCCTGTACCCACAGggactgatccagtagactttatggctgtcttgggaaatatggctgcagctatgcaggcaacagctgaggcactgggtaatcagataaatcagggtaatcatgggaacaataatgatggagacggtcctatgacacttgctacatttctgaaagttcgccctccaacttttaggggaacctcaaatcccactgatgcagataattggattcaggctatggaaagggcgttacaggcacaacaggttcctgaagagcaatgggttgaatttgggacttatcagttgcaaggtgaagctcagtattggtggcagggaacacgacgtatcctgcagcctgatggtgctgcgattccttgggaggttttccggacagagttctataagaagtactttcctaattcagctagaaatgccaaggaacttgaattaatgcagttaaagcagggacagatgactgttgctgagtataccagcaaatttgaggagttatgtcgcttttctcgtatctgtcaaggtgcgcctgaagattttgctgaatggaagtgtattaaatatgagggaggtcttcggagcgatattctgagcttcgttgcccCAATGGAGATCAGGGTGTTTTCTGAATTagtgaataagagtagg agaaagggagtttga
- the LOC112779122 gene encoding uncharacterized protein → MFRNVFDALGLRDTGLKTHQHGVVGLGDHFIKPDGIISLPTSVGQGQGRRMVMAEFVILRDSMAYNIILGRKTINDLGAVISTRMLIMKFITEEGSVGSVRGDLETAVACDNVSLSLRKKSKEASGVFLTDLDARVSDKPRPKPEGNLEKFRVGDMEEKFTFVNRNLPHELKEPLIEMIRANGDLFAWTPADMPEIDPQLMSHHLVIKPEARPVAQRRRKMSQKRAEEVAKQTASLLEAGFIRELDYSTWMAVERSPGKKTQWEMEDIPMHQPDKEKIAFIMPGGIYCYKVMPFGLKNAGATYQRLMNKIFSDIIGKTVEVYVDDILAKTTRPEDLLSDLENVFTALRRHGMMLNPLKCAFAMEVGKFLGFMITQRGVEANPEKCQAILQMKSPGCVKYVQRLAGRLTTLSRFLGASAAKALPFFNLMRKGIAFEWTPACEEAFNDFKKILATPPVLGKPMVGEPLYLYLAITEEALAAVLVREEWKVQQPIYFVSKAQGAELRYNKLEKLALALLTSSRRLRQYFQGHQVVVRTDQGIRQVLQKPDLAGRMMTWAIELSQYDLRYEPQHAIKAQAMTDILVEVTGDPTEDTGTRWKLHVDEASNQTSEGAGIILESAAGVIYEQSVKFEFPVSNNQAEYEALLGGLILAGKVRATRLEVSSDSQKYLERVKELSKQFEEVTVQHVPRERNTRADLLSKLASTKPGTGNRSLIQGITKEPAVALHLTKISPSWMDSITDFLQNGKLPVGGKEAKVLRREATKYTIIQGQLFKKGLSQPLLKCLHTDQTDYVLREVHEGCCGHHVGGKALARKLIRAGYYWPSMMEDSKEFVKKCVKCQENANFHRAPATKLSLMM, encoded by the exons atgttccgcaatGTGTTCGACGCCTTGGGCCTACGGGACACCGGCTTAAAGACTCACCAGCACGGCGTTGTAGGGCtcggcgaccacttcatcaagccggaCGGGATAATCTCTTTGCCGACCTCCGTGGGACAAGGCCAAGGGAGAAGAATGGTAATGGCAGAGTTCGTGATCCTACGAGACTCCAtggcctacaacatcatcctagGGAGGAAGACCATCAACGACCTAGGAGCAGTCATCAGTACAAGGATGCTGATAATGAAGTTCATAACTGAAGAAGGATCAGTAGGGTCTGTAAGGGGAGACCTAGAAACGGCAGTCGCTTGTGACAACGTCAGTCTCTCGTTAAGAAAGAAATCCAAAGAAGCATCAGGAGTGTTCCTCACCGACTTGGATGCCAGAGTCAGCGACAAGCCGAGACCCAAACCAGAAGGGAACCTAGAAAAGTTTAGAGTCGGCGACATGGAGGAGAAGTTCACCTTCGTGAACAGAAACCTCCCTCACGAGCTGAAAGAACCTCTAATAGAAATGATCAGGGCCAATGGTGACCTATTTGCCTGGACACCGGCTGACATGCCAGAGATAGACCCCCAACTCATGTCGCACCATTTGGTCATCAAGCCAGAAGCCAGACCAGTGGCCCAAAGGAGGAGGAAGATGTCACAGAAAAGGGCAGAAGAGGTGGCCAagcagacggccagcctcctcGAGGCAGGATTTATCCGGGAACTTGACTACTCGACCTGGATGGCTGTCGAACGTAGTCCTGGTAAGAAAACACAATgggaaatggaggat ataccgatgcaccagcCAGACAAAGAAAAAATAGCATTCATAATGCCAGGAGGAATCTATTGCTACAAGGTAATGCCCTTTGGCCTGAAGAACGCgggggccacataccaaaggttgatgaacaagatattcagtGACATCATTGGTAAAAcggtggaagtctacgtggacgacatccttGCCAAGACCACCCGACCCGAAGACCTTCTAAGCGACCTGGAAAACGTGTTCACGGCCCTCCGACGACACGGCATGATGCTCAATCCTCTCAAGTGCGCCTTTGCCATGGAGGTCGGGAAGTTCCTaggattcatgataacccaaaggggGGTGGAAGCCAATCCTGAaaaatgccaagcaatactccAAATGAAGAGCCCGGGCTGCGTCAAATATGTCCAGAGACTGGCGGGAAGGCTCACCACGTTATCTCGCTTCCTTGGGGCATCGGCAGCAAAGGCCCTACCTTTCTTTAACctaatgagaaagggaatagcATTTGAATGGACTCCGGCATGCGAAGAAGCGTTCAACGATTTCAAAAAGATCCTTGCAACACCACCTGTGCTCGGTAAGCCCATGGTCGGAGAACCGCTCTACCTGTACCTAGCTATAACGGAGGAAGCGCTGGCAGCAGTCTTGGTGCGGGAAGAATGGAAAGTTCAACAACCGATTTACTTTGTGAGTAAAGCGCAAGGAGCAGAACTTAGGTACAACAAGTTAGAGAAACTGGCACTAGCGCTCCTGACCTCTTCCCGCAGATTACGGCAATACTTCCAAGGTCATCAAGTGGTCGTAAGAACGGACCAGGGAATTCGTCAAGTGCTCCAGAAACCCGACCTAGCGggaaggatgatgacctgggccatcgagctaTCCCAGTACGATTTAAGATATGAGCCTCAACATGCAATTAAGGCGCAAGCAATGACAGACATCCTGGTGGAAGTAACCGGAGACCCAACCGAGGACAcgggcacacggtggaagctccatgtagACGAAGCCTCCAACCAGACGTCCGAAGGCGCCGGGATCATCTTAGAAAGCGCAGCCGGAGTCATCTACGAACAATCGGTCAAGTTCGAGTTTCCTgtgtcgaacaaccaagcagaatatgaagctcttctaGGCGGCTTGATCTTAGCTGGGAAAGTCAGGGCTACGAGGCTAGAAGTAAGCAGCGACTCACAG AAGTACTTGGAGAGGGTCAAAGAACTGAGCAAACAGTTTGAGGAGGTCACAGTCCAACACGTTCCGAGGGagaggaacacacgggcagatctCCTATCCAAGCTAGCGAGCACGAAACCTGGAACCGGCAATCGGTCCCTCATTCAAGGCATCACGAAAGAACCAGCAGTTGCCCTCCACCTGACCAAGATAAGCCCCTCCTGGATGGACTCTATCACTGATTTCTTGCAGAACGGCAAACTCCCTGTAGGTGGGAAGGAAGCTAAAGTATTAAGAAGGGAGGCTACCAAATACACGATCATACAAGGCCAACTATTTAAAAAGGGACTTAGCCAACCCTTGCTGAAGTGCCTACACACCGATCAGACGGACTACGTACTTAGAGAAGTCCACGAGGGGTGCTGTGGTCACCAcgtcgggggcaaagccctagcgaggaagctcatccgagctggaTATTACTGGCCATCAATGATGGAGGACTCCAAGGAGTTCGTGAAAAAATGCGTTAAGTGCCAAGAGAACGCTAACTTCCACAGAGCACCGGCCACCAAACTGAGCCTGAtgatgtaa
- the LOC112777421 gene encoding uncharacterized protein yields MTTNTSTKTSLSMKLLIDTKSKKVLFAEASKQVVDFLFTLLQLPLATVIKLLTKEAVVGCLGNLYSSVENLNHDYFQPNRSKDLILNPTILGSSPSISGLLPSSATNHSKITLKFYKCNNHCGCSAVTDVYNSICSTGSCNGRMTTEINYFKATTVDTSGHSNNNNDNGFVKGVITYMIMDDLVIEPMSTISSITMLNRFNIKDVGVLKETVVQLGITEGLKLLKASMESQMVLTSVFLSS; encoded by the exons ATGACGACCAACACATCCACTAAAACTAGTTTGAGTATGAAGCTTCTGATAGACACAAAGAGTAAGAAAGTGCTGTTTGCAGAAGCTTCTAAGCAAGTGGTGGATTTTCTCTTCACCTTGCTTCAGTTGCCACTTGCTACCGTCATCAAGCTTTTAACCAAGGAAGCTGTGGTTGGTTGCTTGGGAAATCTTTATTCCAGCGTTGAAAACCTCAACCATGATTACTTTCAACCAAACCGATCTAAGGATCTTATCCTTAATCCAACCATTCTTGGCTCTTCACCTTCCATCTCCGGCCTCCTCCCTTCATCTGCTACAAACCACTCCAAGATAACTCTAAAGTTCTACAAGTGCAACAATCATTGCGGTTGCAGTGCTGTAACAGATGTGTACAATTCTATTTGTAGCACCGGTTCTTGTAATGGCCGTATGACGACGGAAATAAACTATTTCAAAGCCACGACGGTTGATACTTCTGGTCACAGTAATAACAACAACGACAATGGGTTTGTGAAAGGAGTGATAACCTACATGATAATGGATGATCTTGTCATTGAACCCATGTCAACAATATCCAGCATCACCATGCTTAACCGCTTCAATATCAAGGATGTTGGTGTCTTGAAAGAAACCGTCGTTCAACTTGGCATTACTGAG GGCTTAAAGCTACTTAAGGCATCCATGGAATCCCAGATGGTTCTCACCAGCGTTTTCTTATCTAGTTag